The genomic DNA CATCGGCATCACCAGCATCAGGGCCGAGCGGGACTTTGAGAACCCGACCCGCCTTGCCGTCTACATCTCGCTCCAGTCGTGCGACGACCGCGAGCGGACACTCGATGTCGAGCTCACGATCGACGGCGTTGTCGCCGGCGTGAAGACTGTCACACTCCCCGCGACCGAGCGCACGCCCGAGATCACGCCGGAGGCCGCCGAAGCCGGGAAGGCACCGGATCGCCCTGCCGCCGCGACGGGAGGCGTTGTCTTCGCGCTCGATCTCCCCCAGGGCGCGGTCATCACAGCCCGGCTGCGCACCGGCGGCGATGACGACCCTCGCGCAGACGTCCTCCGCGTGGACGACCGCGCCTCCATCATCGTGCCCCCCGCCAAGCGTCTCTCTGTAGCGATCGTGACGCGAGGCAATCTGTTCATTCAGGCCGCGCTCGGCGGGCTTCCTCTGGCGCGGCTCGTGACGTTCACCCCCGAACAGTTTCAGCAGGAGATCGACGCGCGCCGCTCGCGCGAGTTTGATGTCGTCATTCTGGACTCATGGCTTCCCCGTCTGCCGCAGGGCGAGACGCTCCCCCCGGGCAGGTGGCTGGTCTTCAACGCGGTTCCCGGCGGCACGCTGGGATTGATCGACGATGGTCCCGGCGATTCGGCCCTCTTCGTCGATTGGGCACGCGAGCACCCCGTGATGCGCGGCCTCGTCCTCGACAACGCCGTGATCGCTGAGTCACGTCGCGTGCGCATTCCCGAGGGCAATCCCGTCGCGGTCCTCGCCACCATGTCCACCGGCCCCTCGATCACGGAGATCATCACGCCCGAGGCACGCGCGATCGTCGTCCCCTTCGATATCGCGCAGACAACCTGGCCCTTCGACGTCTCATTCGTTGTCTTCAGCGCGTCCGCCGTCACGTATCTCGGTGCTGACGGCTCCGATCCCTCCACCCTCCGCATGCTCAGGCCCGGAGGCGTGCTCGCCGACGCGATTCCGCTCGGAGCCAGCGACCCGGTCCTGATCGAGCCGGACCAGCGCGAGACGCCCCTCGTCCTCGCCCCCGACAACCGGATCACCTTCGGCCCGATCCGACGCGCCGGCCTCTACCAGGTCAGATGGTCGGGCAGCGCGACCGATCCCGGCGCGGCACGCCCGCTCCGCACCTACGCAGCAAACATGACCGACGCCTTCGAGTCTGATGTCAGGGCGCACAAACGCCTCGTGCTCGCATCCCGCACCATCGCCTCGGACCAGCAGGGCAAGGTACTCGACCGTCGCCTCTGGCCGTGGCTGCTTCTTGCCGCCTTGGCCGTGCTGATGTTCGAGTGGTACGTCTACAACCGCAAGGTTTACTACTAGGCCAACCTCGAAATCACGAACTCAGGCCCGCATGACCAGGATCTCGTCAAGTGGCTTCCGCGTGATGTCCGGCACCACACAATCCTCCGATGCATAGCCGATCGGGATGAGCAGGTACGGCCGCTCATGCTCGGGCCTGCCCAGAATCTCTCCGAGAAACTTCATCGGGCTCGGCGTATGCGTCAGCGTCGCCAGCCCCGCATGGTGCGCCGCCGCGAGGAGCATCCCGACAGCGATCCCGACACTCTCGTTCACGTAATACACCTGCCCTCCCTCATCCGTCTTCATCATCTTGAAGACCACGATCAGCCAGGGCGCGATCTCCAGAAAGTCCTTGTTCTCATCCGTGCCGAAGGGTGCAAGATCGGCCAGCCATTCGGGCGGCGCGATCCGCCCGTAGAACTCCCGCTCTTCCTGCTCCGCCCCTTCGCGGATCTTCCGTTTGAGGGCCGGGTCCGACACCGCCACGAATCGCCACGGCTGCTTGTTCGCGCCCGACGGTGCGCTCCCCGCGGCACGGACAACCCACTCGATCGTCTCGGCCGAGACGCTCCGATCGCTGAACATCCGGACTGAGCGTCGGCGGCTTATCACCTCGTAGAACGAACGCGCCGCCCGCTCCGGCGTCTGATCGGGCTTGAACGGGGTGTGAGGTAGATGGTTCGGGGGAAGCGCCACGGGCATCATCTCCGGCTTCGGGGGTGCAGATCAGAATGAGCGTACCGAACACCGTCCTACGGTGCGTGCGATGCACGACCGGGCCGCAACCGGCCGATAGATGGTCTGATGCACGCCCGCTCGCCGAGTTCCGTGGTGCGACTCTTCCTGTGCCTGGTCGCACTTGGAGCCCCCTTGCAGCCGCGCGCGTTGGCGGACGGTGCCGAGCCCGAGAGCCACCCCGCTCGTCCGAAGTTGGCCGGACGCGTCGTCAAGCACTTTGACTTCGAGGAACGGCTCACGAATCCGCTCGAAGTACCGAGGCACTGGTACAGGTCACAGAACGACCCCAGCGGCACGACTCGCCCCGGCTTTCCCCCCTGGAACGCCGGCGAGCTCGACTACCAGACTGCTCGCTCCGGCGAGGGAAGTGTGCGACTGCCCGTCTCGGGCGGCTCCGCCTGCCTGCGCCTCGAACCGGGTGTCATACCGGTGCTCCCCGACGCGGACTACAGCGTCAGCGCGTACATGCGAACCGCCGGAGGCACACACGCCCGAGCCCGGCTCGCCGCACGCTTGCTCGATGCCTCTGGCGCGGTGATCCCTGGGAGTGAGCGAACGACCGATCCCGTCAGCACACGCGGCGAGTGGGTATCGAGGTCGCTTCAGATCCGGGGCACATCGCCGGATGCCGCGTTCCTGCAGATCGATATGGAGATGCTCCAGCCCAGGGAATGGCAGTCCCCGTCACTTCCCGACTTCGTCGTGTGGCCTGAAGACTTCAACGCCGAGGCGTGGTTCGATGATGTGCGTGTCACCCAGCTCCCCCGTGTGGAGCTGCGCATTGAGCATCCCGGCCGCGCACACTCGCCGGGTCAGGTCGGGATCGTCCGATCCGAGATCGCGCCGTCGATCCGAGCACACCTGCGAGACCTGACCGGACAGTCGCTCGTCGCCAGACTCTC from Phycisphaeraceae bacterium includes the following:
- a CDS encoding VWA domain-containing protein — its product is MTWLTPWVGAIAAAVAIPALLILYFLKLRRRDVEVSTTLLWKKAIQDLQANAPFQRLRRNLLLLLQLIVLAAALFALAQPQFKGATTKGQRHIILIDRSASMQSLDAPSPSGAPRPVQRLEAAKKEAIDLIESLREANAFQPNIADEAMVIAFDTTAEVVANFTSDKGALKRAVESIAATDGGSLLEEAMRLAQAHAPRRVVEGQAIEGLIAGEPVTMHLWSDGAIADASRILPGVENEVVYHAVGQEVTANIGITSIRAERDFENPTRLAVYISLQSCDDRERTLDVELTIDGVVAGVKTVTLPATERTPEITPEAAEAGKAPDRPAAATGGVVFALDLPQGAVITARLRTGGDDDPRADVLRVDDRASIIVPPAKRLSVAIVTRGNLFIQAALGGLPLARLVTFTPEQFQQEIDARRSREFDVVILDSWLPRLPQGETLPPGRWLVFNAVPGGTLGLIDDGPGDSALFVDWAREHPVMRGLVLDNAVIAESRRVRIPEGNPVAVLATMSTGPSITEIITPEARAIVVPFDIAQTTWPFDVSFVVFSASAVTYLGADGSDPSTLRMLRPGGVLADAIPLGASDPVLIEPDQRETPLVLAPDNRITFGPIRRAGLYQVRWSGSATDPGAARPLRTYAANMTDAFESDVRAHKRLVLASRTIASDQQGKVLDRRLWPWLLLAALAVLMFEWYVYNRKVYY
- a CDS encoding nitroreductase family protein; this translates as MALPPNHLPHTPFKPDQTPERAARSFYEVISRRRSVRMFSDRSVSAETIEWVVRAAGSAPSGANKQPWRFVAVSDPALKRKIREGAEQEEREFYGRIAPPEWLADLAPFGTDENKDFLEIAPWLIVVFKMMKTDEGGQVYYVNESVGIAVGMLLAAAHHAGLATLTHTPSPMKFLGEILGRPEHERPYLLIPIGYASEDCVVPDITRKPLDEILVMRA